The following coding sequences are from one Paenibacillus sp. JDR-2 window:
- a CDS encoding alpha/beta fold hydrolase — MTMTATFNETNRTSGVSFFTTGEGIRIAFRIDGAAGKPILMLANSIATSMNMWDGQIARFTEHFRVLRYDYRGHGDSDTPAGPYSMDRMGRDVIELLDSLQIGRVHFLGLSLGGAVGQWLGIHAPERISRLVLSNTSSYLGPSEQWNGLIDSVLQAENLNGFADMFINNWFPSPMIESESEIVAAFRQMVLATRAEGIGGSWAAIRDMDLRRTAALISSPTLVIAGQHDTVTLPSHGELIAETVPHAKLLILPAVHLPNVEFPDAFEKAVIDFLLSE; from the coding sequence ATGACGATGACTGCGACCTTTAATGAAACAAATAGAACGAGCGGGGTAAGCTTTTTTACGACCGGTGAAGGGATACGAATTGCTTTTCGAATCGATGGGGCAGCCGGCAAGCCGATACTGATGCTCGCTAACTCTATTGCTACTTCCATGAATATGTGGGACGGACAGATCGCTCGGTTTACCGAGCATTTCCGCGTGCTGCGCTACGACTATCGCGGACACGGCGACTCGGATACTCCAGCCGGACCTTATTCCATGGACCGAATGGGCAGAGATGTCATCGAGCTGCTCGACTCGCTTCAGATCGGCCGCGTCCATTTTCTCGGGCTGTCACTCGGCGGTGCCGTCGGACAATGGCTTGGGATTCATGCTCCCGAACGGATCAGCCGGCTGGTCTTGAGCAATACCTCGTCCTATCTGGGACCATCTGAGCAGTGGAATGGCTTAATTGACTCGGTTCTGCAGGCGGAGAACCTGAACGGATTCGCAGATATGTTTATCAACAATTGGTTTCCTTCGCCTATGATCGAGTCGGAGAGCGAGATTGTCGCAGCCTTTCGCCAAATGGTCCTCGCCACCCGCGCAGAAGGAATCGGAGGCAGCTGGGCCGCAATCCGCGACATGGACCTGCGCCGGACCGCTGCTCTTATCAGCAGCCCCACATTAGTCATTGCCGGTCAGCATGATACGGTAACGCTCCCCAGCCATGGCGAATTAATTGCCGAGACGGTGCCGCACGCAAAGCTTCTTATACTGCCTGCCGTCCATCTCCCCAATGTAGAGTTTCCTGATGCGTTCGAGAAAGCTGTAATCGATTTTCTGTTGTCGGAGTAA
- a CDS encoding Lrp/AsnC family transcriptional regulator produces the protein MDQIDHKILSILHDNARITISEMSRIIAMSQPAVTERLRKLEEQGVITGYRAELSLSKLGKYTTAFVLFKSNNCKEFEAFSEAAPEIVDFYRTSGEFNYLLKVVTETSETLENFLEKCHTFGFSSTLVVLSTRFEDKLFPAFLPNQA, from the coding sequence ATGGACCAAATTGATCATAAAATACTGTCGATCCTTCATGATAACGCTAGAATTACGATATCGGAGATGAGCCGCATCATCGCTATGTCGCAGCCGGCTGTTACCGAGAGGCTTCGAAAGCTCGAGGAGCAGGGAGTCATTACGGGCTACCGGGCAGAACTGTCTTTATCCAAGCTTGGCAAGTATACAACGGCGTTTGTATTGTTTAAGTCGAACAACTGCAAAGAATTTGAAGCTTTTAGCGAGGCCGCACCTGAGATCGTGGATTTCTACCGAACGAGCGGGGAATTCAATTATTTATTAAAGGTTGTGACGGAAACAAGCGAGACCTTGGAGAACTTCCTTGAGAAATGTCATACTTTTGGATTTTCTTCGACTCTGGTCGTACTATCCACCCGATTCGAGGATAAACTTTTTCCCGCATTTCTCCCCAACCAAGCATAA
- a CDS encoding NAD(P)/FAD-dependent oxidoreductase, with the protein MKLYDCAIIGGGPAGLNAALVLGRARRHVVLFDDNKPRNAVTRESHGFITRDGVKPDEFRRAAHLDISKYPSVQVVRNKAVDMVKRGHALFLVKASTGEVYQARTIILALGLKEKLPDITGVADYYGSSLFSCPYCDGWELRDQPLAVISENESHRFSMASTVYNWSKDLIVCTNGVGTFEPQQRAKLMSRGVRIFEQPIASLRGKSGRLQKIVFADGTEVARTGGFVTSDWYLPIRIAEKLGCRLNESGGLAIDDYGKTTVEHVYTAGDAATISPAQLIVAAAGGSKAAMSVNTALTHLDF; encoded by the coding sequence ATGAAGCTGTATGACTGCGCTATTATAGGAGGCGGGCCGGCTGGTCTTAATGCGGCGCTTGTACTGGGGAGAGCAAGGCGGCACGTTGTGCTGTTTGACGATAATAAGCCGCGGAATGCGGTGACCCGGGAATCGCATGGATTTATTACAAGAGATGGCGTGAAGCCCGATGAGTTCCGGCGGGCTGCGCATCTTGATATAAGCAAATATCCTTCTGTGCAAGTGGTTCGGAATAAGGCCGTGGATATGGTGAAGCGGGGGCACGCCCTGTTTCTCGTAAAGGCAAGTACCGGAGAGGTGTATCAGGCACGGACGATTATACTGGCGCTTGGACTAAAGGAGAAGCTGCCCGACATAACGGGTGTCGCCGATTATTACGGCTCTTCCTTGTTCAGCTGTCCTTACTGCGACGGATGGGAGCTAAGGGACCAGCCTCTTGCCGTGATATCAGAGAATGAGTCCCATCGCTTCTCGATGGCGTCCACAGTCTACAACTGGAGCAAAGATCTCATTGTGTGCACCAATGGGGTCGGAACGTTTGAGCCGCAGCAACGGGCGAAGCTTATGAGCCGGGGTGTGCGGATCTTCGAGCAGCCCATCGCTTCTCTGAGGGGAAAAAGCGGCCGTCTGCAAAAGATCGTTTTTGCCGACGGGACGGAAGTAGCGCGTACGGGAGGTTTTGTAACGTCTGACTGGTATCTCCCGATCCGCATTGCCGAGAAATTAGGCTGCAGATTAAATGAAAGCGGTGGTCTGGCGATAGATGATTACGGAAAAACAACCGTAGAGCATGTCTACACAGCCGGCGATGCGGCAACAATCTCGCCTGCCCAGCTTATTGTTGCGGCTGCCGGAGGTAGCAAAGCGGCGATGAGCGTGAATACCGCGCTGACCCATTTGGATTTTTAA
- a CDS encoding DUF4023 domain-containing protein: MESTSEFVAKVHATQAKQKKNKIHHGKGKASQKLQNVQHTNNP; encoded by the coding sequence ATGGAATCGACTAGCGAATTTGTAGCGAAGGTTCATGCCACGCAAGCTAAACAGAAGAAAAACAAGATTCATCATGGCAAAGGCAAGGCGTCCCAAAAGCTGCAAAATGTGCAGCATACAAACAATCCTTAG
- a CDS encoding cation diffusion facilitator family transporter yields the protein MSHEHNHPEEEHAHTHSGEEHEPSCSVGHHHGNGHGHSHGHHGHDHGHHGHHHHFDMSGNKTGLFIALIITAGIMVLEFVGGLVTNSLALLSDSGHMLSDVSALALSLVAVWFAARPASAVRTFGFHRFEILAALFNGITLVVISVFIIWEAIGRLFDPPSVASGSMMLIAAIGLLANLVSAWALLRKGDVHNNLNVRSAYLHVLSDALGSVGAVLAGLLIYLFDWNIADPIISIVVAVLIVKSAWGVLKHTVHILMEGTPVNVDEKEVRAALGEIEGVVDVHDLHIWTITSGLDSLSCHLQVADGTDCQGVLQAAIVLIEERFGIQHSTIQVESSRIRHMELQV from the coding sequence ATGAGTCATGAACATAACCATCCGGAAGAGGAGCACGCCCATACGCATTCCGGCGAGGAGCATGAGCCAAGCTGCAGCGTCGGACATCACCACGGCAACGGCCACGGGCATAGTCACGGGCATCATGGTCATGACCATGGGCATCACGGGCATCATCATCATTTTGACATGTCGGGCAACAAGACCGGATTATTTATTGCGTTAATCATTACCGCAGGCATTATGGTATTGGAGTTTGTTGGGGGGCTGGTGACGAACAGCCTTGCGCTTCTGTCCGATTCGGGGCATATGCTTAGCGACGTAAGCGCATTGGCGCTTAGCCTTGTGGCTGTATGGTTTGCGGCGCGCCCGGCTTCGGCAGTTCGTACGTTTGGTTTTCACCGGTTTGAGATACTGGCGGCTTTATTTAACGGGATTACGCTTGTTGTTATCTCGGTGTTTATTATTTGGGAAGCCATTGGCCGTTTGTTTGATCCTCCGTCCGTGGCCAGCGGCTCGATGATGCTGATTGCGGCCATTGGCCTGCTCGCCAACCTCGTAAGCGCTTGGGCACTGCTGCGCAAAGGGGATGTTCATAACAATTTGAACGTAAGGAGCGCTTACCTGCACGTGCTCAGCGATGCGCTTGGTTCGGTTGGGGCTGTGCTTGCGGGGCTTCTGATCTACCTGTTCGACTGGAATATTGCCGATCCGATTATTTCGATTGTGGTAGCCGTGCTTATTGTAAAAAGCGCCTGGGGCGTGCTCAAGCATACCGTCCATATTCTGATGGAAGGGACTCCGGTTAACGTGGACGAGAAGGAAGTGCGCGCTGCGCTTGGAGAAATCGAAGGTGTCGTTGATGTGCATGACCTTCACATTTGGACGATTACTTCCGGTCTGGATTCCTTGAGCTGCCACCTGCAGGTCGCAGACGGAACGGATTGCCAAGGAGTGCTGCAGGCCGCGATCGTGCTGATCGAAGAGCGCTTTGGCATCCAGCATTCCACGATTCAAGTGGAGAGCTCGCGTATCCGGCATATGGAGCTGCAGGTTTAG
- a CDS encoding PH domain-containing protein, protein MFGKVAADLLGLSDIGSVIRPENYDKVDSDDYVMHEDGEKIYFLIKSKTDEYCFTNFALIHLDGTSAVSKKRMLHRYPYATNKISNVALETAGTVDLDVEIKFVIGSVAFSIDVNKKHIEQVKDLYKSLFKISEIHHENEISLGFARQSLELASSTLSHAHKGDYDVADTFDKLNKSAFNWLEGAQKQYKVKDFGAIFDRYINL, encoded by the coding sequence TTGTTCGGAAAAGTAGCTGCCGACCTACTCGGCCTCAGCGATATCGGGTCGGTTATCCGGCCGGAGAATTATGATAAGGTGGATTCTGATGATTACGTCATGCACGAAGACGGGGAAAAGATTTATTTTCTGATCAAATCGAAAACCGATGAGTATTGCTTCACCAACTTCGCCCTTATTCATCTGGACGGCACCAGCGCGGTCAGCAAGAAACGGATGCTGCACCGTTATCCATACGCAACGAATAAGATCAGCAACGTAGCGCTGGAGACAGCCGGCACGGTCGATCTGGATGTCGAGATCAAATTCGTTATTGGTTCCGTAGCGTTCTCCATTGACGTGAATAAGAAGCATATCGAGCAAGTGAAGGACTTGTACAAATCTCTTTTCAAAATCTCCGAAATCCACCACGAGAACGAAATCAGCCTCGGCTTTGCCCGCCAAAGCCTGGAGCTGGCGTCCTCGACGTTAAGCCATGCGCATAAAGGCGACTACGATGTAGCCGATACGTTCGACAAGCTGAACAAATCCGCATTCAACTGGCTCGAAGGCGCGCAAAAGCAGTACAAAGTAAAAGACTTCGGTGCTATCTTCGATCGTTATATCAATCTTTAA
- a CDS encoding MFS transporter: protein MTQPYSWKRNLIVLWIGVFFCSTAYSVSIPFIPLFLHNDLGVNNHLEMWSGFAFGITFLASALIAPYWGSLADKYGRKPMLIRSGFSLAALYFITFFVHDPYVFLILRVFQGLLAGYVPAAIALVATNTPEEKSGYALGIMATSGATGGIMGPLIGGTVSHYIGNRESFVFSGCIVLVAALIATFFATEHKFNRSGVRSSVLDDLKHASHNKAFLTLLGMSGLAMFSVMILEPLLTVYVLQLGTNEHDASLQAGIVFSAVGIATLIAAPQWGKFGSRIGFSKVLFIGLLGGGIGNCLQFFVGHIAEFGILRFVYGLFFAGVTPAINAMIVKSTETSFRGRAFSLNQSATQFATMLGPVIGGVLGGIIPIKWVFIINGLMLMLAAILVKRQHMEEKMAASKAAAEQS from the coding sequence ATGACCCAGCCTTACTCGTGGAAACGCAATTTGATCGTTTTATGGATTGGTGTTTTCTTTTGCAGCACGGCCTATTCCGTATCTATTCCGTTCATTCCGCTATTCCTGCATAATGATCTCGGAGTGAATAATCATCTGGAAATGTGGTCGGGGTTCGCGTTTGGCATTACGTTTCTGGCCAGTGCGCTTATCGCGCCTTATTGGGGATCGCTAGCTGACAAATATGGCCGCAAGCCGATGCTCATTCGTTCGGGCTTCAGCTTAGCGGCACTTTATTTCATTACGTTCTTTGTCCATGATCCGTATGTATTCCTGATTCTGCGGGTGTTCCAAGGCCTGCTTGCCGGCTACGTGCCTGCGGCTATCGCCCTTGTCGCAACGAATACGCCGGAGGAAAAATCCGGCTACGCCCTTGGCATCATGGCAACCTCCGGCGCAACGGGCGGCATTATGGGACCGCTCATTGGCGGTACGGTCAGCCATTATATCGGGAACCGGGAATCGTTTGTTTTTTCCGGCTGTATCGTCCTTGTGGCTGCGCTTATCGCAACCTTCTTCGCTACCGAGCATAAATTCAACCGCTCCGGCGTGCGCTCCTCGGTCCTGGATGACCTGAAGCATGCCTCGCATAATAAAGCTTTCCTGACGCTCCTTGGCATGTCAGGACTTGCGATGTTCTCGGTTATGATTCTCGAGCCGCTGCTTACCGTTTACGTGCTTCAACTAGGGACAAACGAGCATGATGCCTCGCTGCAAGCCGGGATCGTGTTCTCGGCCGTCGGGATCGCGACCTTGATTGCCGCTCCGCAATGGGGCAAATTCGGCTCAAGGATCGGCTTCTCGAAGGTGCTCTTTATCGGCCTGCTTGGCGGCGGGATCGGCAACTGCCTGCAGTTCTTCGTCGGCCATATAGCCGAGTTCGGAATATTACGCTTCGTGTACGGCCTCTTCTTCGCCGGGGTGACCCCGGCTATTAATGCGATGATCGTGAAGTCGACGGAGACAAGCTTCCGCGGCCGAGCTTTCAGCTTGAACCAATCGGCTACCCAGTTCGCCACCATGCTGGGACCCGTTATCGGGGGCGTGCTAGGCGGCATCATCCCGATTAAATGGGTATTTATTATTAACGGCCTTATGCTGATGCTGGCCGCCATTCTGGTGAAGAGACAGCATATGGAGGAAAAAATGGCCGCTTCCAAAGCAGCTGCGGAGCAGTCTTAA
- a CDS encoding alpha/beta fold hydrolase, producing the protein MNYYIDVEPGVSLYVEDTGVGQPILFVHGYPLDHRMYEYQINELPKYGYRCIRMDLRGFGKSDSPWESYSMDRMADDVRCIIDTLGYKEITLAAFSMGGAVAVRYMGRHAGHGVSKLLLFAAAAPYITKQPGFPQGMPPEGLDALISLAYRDRPLMLQEFGKLFFHNEPTPAFRQWFDSVQLDQSPRAIIACGYTLRDENVKADLARIKVPTYIFHGVYDRICPFELAIIMKETIPNSILLRFDNSGHAIFYEELDLFNACLLEALRY; encoded by the coding sequence TTGAATTATTATATTGATGTTGAGCCGGGCGTTAGTCTGTACGTGGAGGACACGGGCGTGGGGCAGCCGATCCTGTTCGTGCACGGCTATCCGCTGGATCACCGTATGTACGAATACCAGATCAACGAGCTGCCCAAGTACGGATACCGCTGCATCCGGATGGATCTCCGGGGTTTTGGCAAATCGGATTCCCCGTGGGAGAGCTACAGCATGGACCGAATGGCCGATGACGTGCGCTGCATTATCGATACGCTAGGCTACAAAGAGATTACCCTTGCCGCCTTCTCGATGGGCGGTGCGGTAGCCGTCCGCTACATGGGGCGGCATGCCGGTCATGGCGTCAGCAAGCTGCTCCTGTTCGCCGCGGCCGCCCCTTATATTACGAAGCAGCCCGGCTTCCCGCAGGGCATGCCGCCCGAGGGACTGGACGCCCTCATCAGTCTCGCTTACCGCGACCGTCCGCTTATGCTGCAGGAATTCGGCAAGCTGTTCTTCCATAACGAACCGACGCCGGCGTTCAGGCAATGGTTCGACTCCGTGCAGCTAGACCAATCGCCCCGGGCTATTATCGCCTGCGGATATACGTTAAGAGATGAGAATGTGAAGGCCGATCTGGCACGGATCAAGGTACCGACGTACATTTTCCACGGGGTGTACGACCGCATTTGTCCGTTCGAGCTGGCTATAATAATGAAGGAAACAATCCCGAATTCCATCCTGCTCCGGTTCGATAACAGCGGTCACGCGATTTTTTACGAGGAGCTGGATCTGTTCAACGCCTGCCTGCTTGAGGCTTTGCGGTATTAA
- a CDS encoding sensor domain-containing diguanylate cyclase: protein MIYKIRPRKGFKLSSIISFVVILSVLITIFISTIIGYNTERRSLFNNTIELNGIAALNLSKTTQSLVISMQKSLKVTANYFSDIELNDKNVLSQLDFFMGTSPYFNSLTIVNKNGVIVSTSPNNLNLIGSKPTSEATTESLRLKKPYISKPFHAITNRMIVMVSSPIFDHNGNYKGFVGGSIYLQQANIFRDILGVQASTTSGSYFYVVDSSGYLIYHPDKDRISENVSGNPVVQKLMKGMSGAQRVINSQGQNFLAGFAPVPAAGWGIVSQTPQDHVTNISENVVQEMIKFSAPFVLLLVILSFWLSRKLAHPLNRLATYASRLSGGDEKLKPLQADVSWNYEANQLVDTVAVAFNKLRAQKEELHAEANTDALTGLTNRRTMGAITALWKQQGTPFSVIIMDLDHFKNVNDRHGHQMGDEVLKFVAGIMVSERGPDDYCCRFGGEEFTMLLPHATEAEAVQVAERIRLRIEQSVTPIGESVTMSLGVATFPDAAEEVVELFKYADQALYQAKRDGRNRTVAYSSLMNMARI, encoded by the coding sequence ATGATCTACAAGATCCGGCCGCGCAAAGGCTTTAAGCTGTCCTCTATCATTTCATTTGTAGTTATTCTTTCTGTTCTGATTACGATCTTCATCAGTACCATTATCGGCTATAATACCGAGCGGAGATCGCTCTTCAATAATACAATCGAACTGAACGGCATTGCGGCACTGAACTTAAGCAAAACAACGCAGTCGCTTGTTATATCCATGCAGAAAAGTCTCAAAGTCACCGCGAATTACTTCTCGGACATTGAGCTGAACGATAAGAATGTCTTGTCCCAGCTGGATTTCTTTATGGGGACAAGCCCTTACTTCAATTCGCTGACGATTGTAAACAAGAATGGCGTTATTGTCTCTACATCGCCGAACAATCTGAATCTGATCGGCAGCAAGCCGACCTCGGAAGCAACAACGGAATCGCTCCGGCTGAAGAAGCCGTATATTTCGAAGCCGTTCCATGCCATAACAAACCGCATGATCGTTATGGTAAGCTCGCCGATTTTCGATCATAACGGCAATTACAAAGGTTTTGTCGGCGGATCGATCTACCTGCAGCAGGCGAATATTTTCCGCGATATTCTTGGCGTTCAAGCGAGCACCACCAGCGGTTCCTACTTCTATGTGGTAGACTCCTCCGGCTACCTGATCTATCATCCGGACAAAGACCGCATATCGGAAAACGTAAGCGGCAATCCGGTTGTTCAGAAGCTGATGAAGGGAATGTCCGGCGCGCAGCGCGTCATTAACTCGCAGGGGCAGAATTTCCTTGCGGGATTTGCCCCGGTACCGGCTGCGGGTTGGGGCATCGTATCGCAGACCCCGCAGGATCATGTTACGAATATCTCGGAAAATGTCGTCCAAGAGATGATCAAATTCTCGGCACCGTTCGTGCTGCTGCTCGTCATCCTCTCGTTCTGGCTGTCCCGCAAGCTCGCCCATCCGCTTAACCGGCTTGCTACTTACGCCTCCCGCCTCTCCGGCGGAGACGAGAAGCTGAAGCCGCTGCAGGCGGATGTCAGCTGGAATTATGAAGCGAACCAGCTTGTAGATACGGTAGCCGTAGCCTTCAACAAGCTGCGCGCGCAGAAGGAAGAGCTTCATGCCGAAGCGAATACCGATGCGCTCACCGGCCTGACGAACCGCCGGACTATGGGCGCGATCACAGCCTTATGGAAGCAGCAGGGCACTCCGTTCTCCGTGATTATTATGGACCTCGACCATTTCAAGAACGTCAATGACCGTCATGGCCATCAGATGGGCGATGAGGTGCTGAAGTTTGTGGCAGGCATCATGGTAAGCGAGAGAGGGCCGGACGATTACTGCTGCCGGTTCGGCGGCGAGGAGTTTACAATGCTGCTGCCTCATGCGACAGAGGCCGAGGCCGTTCAGGTGGCGGAACGCATCCGGCTGCGGATCGAGCAGTCCGTTACGCCAATTGGCGAATCGGTGACGATGTCGCTCGGGGTTGCGACCTTCCCCGATGCAGCGGAGGAAGTCGTCGAGCTGTTCAAATACGCCGACCAGGCGCTCTACCAAGCCAAGCGCGACGGCCGCAACCGCACGGTTGCCTACAGCAGCCTGATGAATATGGCGCGAATCTAA
- a CDS encoding FecCD family ABC transporter permease — MRKGIYAIIVAAVLLLLLAALSLRVGAVSVPLREVWNSLTMQHSPDSFIVLQYRLPRVVIAVLAGIGLAVAGDILQGIVRNPLASPDVIGITKGAGFMAAAVIFLFPGAPSYALPLAAFLGAIIALVILLLLSRRMTLSPSSFALVGVAVGAVFQAGIQYLLVKHPSDVNMALLWMSGSLWGRDWQDVLSLLPWIAILTPVVWLSYPKLNVLQLGDEGSAALGLNVPRQRFILLLLAALLTGSSVAAVGSIGFIGLIAPHIARLFVGGRHQWLVPLSGLIGADLLLLGDVIGRVLIIPREVPVGITTAVIGAPYFIYLLRRERKNA, encoded by the coding sequence ATGAGAAAAGGAATTTACGCTATAATCGTTGCTGCCGTGCTGCTTCTGCTGCTCGCTGCCTTATCCCTTCGTGTCGGTGCCGTATCGGTCCCGCTCCGTGAAGTATGGAACAGCCTGACCATGCAGCATTCACCGGATTCCTTTATCGTCCTTCAATACCGCCTGCCGCGCGTGGTTATCGCCGTGCTAGCCGGCATTGGGCTTGCGGTTGCCGGGGATATTCTGCAAGGGATTGTACGCAATCCGCTCGCCAGCCCCGATGTGATCGGCATTACGAAAGGCGCCGGGTTTATGGCGGCGGCCGTTATCTTCCTGTTCCCTGGCGCGCCTAGTTATGCCCTTCCGCTTGCCGCCTTCCTTGGTGCCATTATCGCGCTCGTCATTCTTCTCCTGCTCAGCAGACGGATGACGTTGTCCCCGTCTTCGTTCGCTTTGGTCGGGGTAGCCGTTGGCGCGGTATTCCAAGCGGGCATCCAATACTTGCTCGTCAAGCATCCTTCCGATGTGAACATGGCGCTTCTCTGGATGTCCGGCAGCTTATGGGGACGCGACTGGCAGGATGTGCTGTCATTGCTGCCCTGGATTGCGATTCTGACGCCCGTGGTCTGGCTCAGTTATCCGAAGCTGAACGTACTGCAGCTTGGCGATGAAGGAAGCGCCGCGCTTGGTCTCAACGTGCCGCGCCAGCGCTTCATTCTGCTCTTGCTGGCCGCGCTGTTGACCGGCAGCTCCGTTGCTGCCGTTGGCTCGATTGGCTTCATCGGCCTGATTGCACCTCACATCGCCCGACTGTTCGTTGGCGGCCGGCATCAGTGGCTGGTGCCGCTATCGGGCTTGATCGGCGCGGATCTGCTGCTGCTCGGCGATGTGATCGGCCGCGTCCTGATCATCCCGCGGGAGGTGCCCGTCGGCATTACGACGGCCGTCATCGGGGCGCCCTACTTCATCTATCTGCTGCGCCGAGAACGCAAAAACGCATAA
- a CDS encoding FecCD family ABC transporter permease: MTTAASQGKQKRSAFLLFLFSFLLLIVGLVSSLKWGQSAVSWRTLYEAVTYQGSDKAHLYIQTLRLPRAIMALVVGVHLALAGLLTQLITRNPLASPHIFGINAGASLAVVIGLVAINGLSLLGSIAFAFAGAALGALLVWSLAGARQQHVRLALAGIAVHFLLSSLTEGMIVLNQHSTDSIMFWLVGSLSSVVWGDVHTILPFTVVSLIVLIPMIPSFRLLLMDDAVATGLGQRIAFVRTVGGILVITLAGSAVALCGPIGFLCLIVPHIARYLVGGRLALLVPLTGLLGGCMLVYADWISKFIAFPYESPVGIVTAVIGGPFFIYLARRSRSRGIAE, from the coding sequence ATGACAACGGCTGCAAGTCAGGGGAAGCAGAAACGTTCCGCGTTTCTGCTCTTCCTGTTTTCTTTTCTTCTATTAATAGTTGGTCTGGTCAGCAGCCTGAAATGGGGGCAATCGGCGGTCTCCTGGCGGACTTTATATGAAGCGGTTACGTACCAAGGCTCTGATAAAGCTCACCTCTATATCCAGACGCTTCGCCTGCCCAGGGCTATTATGGCTCTTGTGGTAGGCGTTCATCTGGCACTGGCCGGGCTGCTTACCCAGCTTATTACGCGTAACCCGCTTGCCTCCCCGCATATCTTCGGCATTAACGCGGGAGCATCGCTGGCCGTTGTGATCGGGCTTGTTGCCATAAATGGCTTGTCCTTGCTGGGCAGCATTGCGTTTGCCTTTGCCGGAGCGGCGCTTGGGGCACTGCTTGTCTGGTCGCTCGCCGGCGCCCGGCAGCAGCATGTCCGGCTGGCGCTGGCCGGCATTGCCGTCCACTTCCTGCTCTCTTCCCTGACCGAGGGCATGATTGTCTTGAATCAGCATTCCACCGACAGCATTATGTTCTGGCTGGTTGGCTCCTTGAGCAGCGTGGTATGGGGCGACGTCCATACGATTCTGCCTTTTACCGTTGTTAGCCTGATTGTGCTTATCCCTATGATCCCCTCCTTCCGGCTGCTGCTCATGGATGATGCGGTGGCGACCGGCTTGGGACAGCGCATTGCCTTTGTGCGCACGGTTGGCGGAATCCTTGTTATTACGCTGGCGGGCTCCGCCGTCGCCTTATGCGGACCTATCGGCTTCTTGTGCCTCATCGTGCCTCATATCGCCAGATACCTGGTCGGCGGCCGGCTGGCTTTGCTTGTCCCGCTGACAGGATTGCTCGGCGGCTGCATGCTGGTCTACGCGGATTGGATAAGCAAATTTATCGCGTTTCCTTATGAATCTCCGGTTGGCATTGTCACGGCGGTCATTGGCGGGCCTTTCTTCATCTATCTGGCTCGCAGAAGCAGGAGCAGGGGGATCGCCGAATGA
- a CDS encoding ABC transporter substrate-binding protein, translating into MPFIRTSKFYVLALIAVLAFTLAACGNTGNNAGSAASEQPAQETAASGKIVVNDELGTVELDKAPEKIVVLEFSYADALVTLGVQPAGLADDDDPSLLMDEVKDKLGSYTSVGSRYEPNLEKISSLQPDLIIADSDHHKNVLDQLKAIAPTIVLNDHLADYDMALDNYLVIAKALGKEAEGQKRLEEHKATIEAEKQKIKETGYTILPAVVNPKGFFAQSDHSFAGSFLTSIGYADPVKNEEAYPQLSLEQLSETNPQVIVLLPTEEKTIVNEWEANPLWSKLDAVSGNKVLTAERRNWSLSRGLIGSEHIIKDIAAQLGE; encoded by the coding sequence ATGCCATTCATTCGTACATCCAAATTTTACGTGCTTGCGTTAATCGCGGTACTCGCCTTCACCCTTGCCGCTTGCGGCAATACAGGCAATAATGCCGGATCGGCTGCTTCGGAGCAGCCAGCGCAGGAGACCGCAGCCAGCGGTAAAATCGTCGTTAATGATGAGTTAGGAACTGTCGAACTGGACAAAGCGCCTGAGAAAATCGTCGTGCTGGAGTTCAGCTATGCCGATGCGCTTGTTACCCTTGGCGTTCAGCCGGCGGGTCTGGCCGATGACGACGACCCTTCCCTTCTGATGGACGAAGTGAAGGACAAGCTTGGCAGCTATACCTCGGTCGGTTCGCGTTACGAGCCTAACCTGGAGAAGATCAGCTCGCTGCAGCCGGATCTGATTATTGCCGATTCGGATCACCACAAGAATGTGCTTGATCAACTGAAAGCCATTGCGCCAACCATTGTGCTGAACGACCATTTGGCCGACTACGATATGGCGCTGGATAACTATTTGGTTATTGCCAAAGCGCTTGGCAAAGAAGCCGAAGGGCAAAAGCGTCTGGAAGAGCACAAGGCCACGATTGAAGCCGAGAAGCAGAAAATCAAAGAGACCGGCTACACGATTCTGCCGGCCGTTGTTAATCCGAAGGGCTTCTTCGCCCAATCCGACCATTCCTTCGCGGGTTCGTTCCTGACTTCTATCGGCTATGCGGATCCGGTGAAGAACGAAGAGGCTTATCCGCAGTTGAGCCTGGAGCAGCTGTCCGAGACGAATCCTCAGGTAATCGTTCTCCTCCCTACGGAAGAGAAAACGATTGTTAACGAGTGGGAAGCAAATCCGCTCTGGAGCAAGCTCGATGCGGTGTCCGGAAATAAAGTGCTGACGGCTGAACGCCGCAACTGGTCGCTGTCGCGCGGCCTGATCGGCTCCGAGCATATTATTAAAGACATTGCGGCCCAGTTAGGAGAGTAA